From Mucilaginibacter rubeus, a single genomic window includes:
- the ccsA gene encoding cytochrome c biogenesis protein → MKFIYQTWWKVAAVLLVLSTFYTGLVFKAPRLPIIHETIRNLYFHVPMWMGMLTVFVVSVYFSIKYLQDGKEEHDLAAVECVNTGLLFYSLGLLTGMLWAKYTWGEFWSGDPKQNSAAIAFLLYCAYLVLRNSIDEEQKRAKISAIYNIFAFPIMIVLIFVLPRLTDSLHPGSGGNPAFGKYDLDNGMKIAFYPAMLGWSFIALWIATIRYRIRLIENKKNAIN, encoded by the coding sequence ATGAAGTTTATTTATCAAACCTGGTGGAAAGTGGCGGCTGTTTTGCTGGTGCTATCTACCTTTTACACCGGCTTGGTTTTCAAAGCGCCAAGGCTACCAATTATTCACGAAACCATCCGTAATTTGTATTTCCACGTACCTATGTGGATGGGGATGCTAACGGTATTTGTTGTATCGGTTTATTTCAGCATAAAGTATTTGCAGGATGGTAAGGAAGAGCATGACCTTGCCGCTGTTGAATGTGTTAATACCGGACTGCTGTTTTACAGCTTAGGCCTTTTAACTGGCATGCTGTGGGCAAAATATACATGGGGCGAATTTTGGAGCGGAGACCCTAAACAAAACAGTGCTGCTATTGCATTTCTGTTGTATTGTGCTTACCTGGTGCTTCGTAACTCTATTGATGAGGAGCAAAAACGTGCCAAGATTTCGGCCATCTACAACATATTCGCGTTTCCGATTATGATTGTATTGATATTTGTTTTGCCTCGTTTAACAGATTCATTGCACCCGGGCAGCGGTGGTAACCCTGCATTTGGTAAATACGACCTTGATAATGGCATGAAGATAGCCTTTTACCCGGCCATGCTGGGCTGGAGCTTTATTGCACTTTGGATAGCTACTATCCGTTACCGCATCCGTTTAATTGAGAATAAGAAGAACGCTATAAATTAA
- a CDS encoding carboxypeptidase-like regulatory domain-containing protein, producing the protein MRFYWFLLIAFICPLIVSAQTGTITGKVVRADSKSPVANASVFLNNATYGTSTAEDGTFTLAGVKPGQYQLVVTGVSIEEYSTTVLVGRDPAKLSIEVNQKVLMLREVVISSSADWKKNYELFRKEFVGDTENGKECKVTNPHILNIIYHRGKQQLEASGDEFLVVENLALGYRTKFLLKSFLYDAIEHTISYSGSALFENLPGSAAQKKLWKQKREQAYYGSAQHFYRSLYKGKLKEEGFEAHDFTRQINPERPEEAVLMQKMKKYRDGPRDSAMRYYNLSKMTKWYRENLAKLPYQEFEILRKTPQDGIYALTFPHFLYVVYTKREETTEFKDVYHPLDMPNYETSIMTKYSGYVAFDMNGIVVSSPSPLYEGSWSKAKLGDLLPVDYEPGD; encoded by the coding sequence ATGCGTTTTTATTGGTTTTTGCTTATCGCGTTTATATGCCCGCTCATAGTTTCGGCGCAAACCGGTACTATTACAGGTAAGGTAGTCAGGGCCGATTCTAAAAGCCCGGTAGCCAATGCCAGCGTATTTTTAAATAATGCCACGTACGGCACTTCTACTGCCGAGGACGGTACTTTTACTCTGGCCGGTGTAAAGCCGGGCCAATATCAGTTGGTAGTTACCGGTGTAAGTATTGAAGAGTATTCGACAACTGTATTGGTTGGCCGTGATCCCGCTAAGCTGAGCATAGAGGTTAATCAGAAGGTATTAATGCTGCGCGAGGTTGTGATCAGCAGCAGTGCCGACTGGAAAAAGAACTACGAGTTGTTCCGCAAGGAATTTGTAGGCGATACCGAAAATGGCAAAGAGTGTAAGGTTACCAATCCACATATTCTTAATATTATTTATCACAGGGGTAAACAACAACTGGAAGCATCAGGCGATGAGTTTCTGGTGGTTGAGAACCTGGCGCTGGGCTATCGTACCAAGTTTTTACTGAAAAGCTTTTTGTATGACGCTATAGAGCATACTATATCTTACTCGGGAAGTGCACTGTTTGAGAACCTGCCTGGTAGCGCTGCTCAGAAAAAGCTTTGGAAACAGAAACGAGAGCAGGCTTATTACGGCTCGGCCCAACATTTTTACCGTTCGCTTTATAAAGGGAAATTAAAAGAAGAAGGGTTTGAGGCGCACGACTTTACAAGACAAATTAACCCCGAACGGCCAGAAGAAGCGGTGTTGATGCAGAAGATGAAGAAGTACCGTGACGGCCCGCGTGATTCGGCGATGAGGTATTACAATTTGTCGAAAATGACTAAATGGTACCGGGAAAACCTGGCCAAGCTGCCCTACCAGGAGTTTGAGATTTTGCGCAAAACACCGCAAGATGGGATTTACGCCCTTACTTTTCCGCACTTTTTATACGTAGTATATACCAAGCGTGAGGAGACTACCGAGTTTAAGGATGTTTATCACCCGTTGGATATGCCCAACTACGAAACCAGTATCATGACCAAATATTCGGGCTATGTTGCCTTTGATATGAATGGTATTGTGGTATCAAGCCCAAGCCCGTTATATGAAGGTTCATGGTCAAAAGCCAAGCTCGGCGATTTGTTGCCGGTTGATTACGAGCCGGGGGATTGA
- a CDS encoding di-heme oxidoredictase family protein: MKKLSVIGALVLLVLLLAKCQKAAQISADRYDERLSGGDATVFDITSHSFGNMFPGLSGYDAEVHGLGDAAFSKIFVTAPAPINPGLGTIFNNNSCISCHHNDGIGLPTAGESNSSLLVRISIPGTDEHGGPLAAPGYGLQLQDKAVFGKTPECKVNIAYNDVIYNFPDGEAYALRTPTYTLTNLYTALSAGYMLSPRLAPPMYGLGLLEAIPESTIVAMADPNDANGDGIKGHANYVWDVATQSRKLGRFGWKANTASLLTQVAAAYNQDIGITNKIFPVENSFGQSQYDGLKDDPELADSTLNAVRFYAATLAVPARRDVTDATNKRGELLFKQGKCESCHRQTLTTEINVAFKPLSNQVIHPYTDMLVHDMGPGLADNRPDFLANGQEWRTAPLWGLGLFEKVNYPGYYLHDGRARSITEAIMWHGGEAESSKVFFSTLSKVDRDAMLSFLKSL, from the coding sequence GTGAAGAAGTTAAGCGTAATAGGCGCGTTGGTGCTTTTGGTGCTGCTGCTGGCAAAATGCCAGAAAGCGGCCCAAATCTCAGCAGATAGATATGACGAGCGTTTATCGGGAGGCGATGCCACCGTGTTTGATATTACCTCGCACTCGTTTGGTAATATGTTTCCGGGACTTTCAGGTTACGATGCAGAGGTTCATGGCTTGGGCGACGCGGCATTTAGCAAGATTTTTGTTACTGCGCCCGCACCTATTAATCCGGGTTTGGGGACCATCTTCAATAACAACTCCTGCATTTCGTGTCACCACAACGATGGGATAGGTTTGCCAACAGCCGGCGAATCAAATTCGTCGCTCCTTGTGCGCATCAGCATTCCTGGTACCGACGAACATGGCGGCCCGCTTGCGGCACCAGGTTACGGTTTGCAGCTACAGGATAAAGCTGTTTTTGGTAAAACGCCCGAGTGTAAGGTTAACATTGCATACAATGATGTGATATATAACTTTCCGGATGGTGAAGCCTATGCCTTACGTACGCCTACTTATACTTTAACAAACCTTTACACAGCGCTTTCGGCTGGGTATATGTTATCGCCGCGCCTGGCGCCGCCAATGTATGGCTTGGGATTGCTGGAAGCTATTCCTGAAAGCACCATCGTTGCCATGGCCGATCCGAACGACGCAAACGGCGACGGCATAAAGGGGCATGCCAACTATGTTTGGGATGTAGCTACACAATCGCGCAAGCTGGGGCGTTTTGGCTGGAAAGCTAACACCGCATCGTTGCTTACGCAGGTAGCTGCCGCTTACAACCAGGATATCGGCATTACCAATAAGATATTCCCGGTTGAGAATTCCTTCGGTCAATCTCAATATGATGGCCTAAAGGATGATCCCGAATTGGCCGATAGTACATTAAATGCTGTGAGATTTTATGCCGCTACGCTCGCGGTTCCGGCCCGTCGTGATGTTACCGATGCTACCAATAAAAGAGGCGAGTTATTATTTAAACAAGGCAAGTGCGAAAGTTGCCATCGTCAAACCCTTACAACGGAGATAAACGTAGCTTTCAAGCCACTGTCAAACCAGGTGATCCATCCTTACACGGATATGCTGGTACATGACATGGGGCCTGGCCTTGCCGATAACCGTCCCGACTTTTTAGCTAACGGGCAGGAATGGCGTACAGCTCCACTTTGGGGTTTAGGATTGTTTGAAAAAGTTAATTATCCCGGTTATTATCTTCATGATGGTCGCGCACGTAGTATTACCGAGGCTATTATGTGGCATGGTGGAGAGGCTGAATCGTCAAAGGTTTTCTTCAGTACATTATCAAAAGTAGACAGGGACGCTATGCTGAGCTTTCTGAAAAGCTTGTAA
- a CDS encoding imelysin family protein yields MKNTLLGLSCAAILALSSCGKDNNPSGTQTTAVDEQEVITQFVSVVGNPNYVDIQAKATLLNTSITTFLATPTDANLTAARVAWKNTRQPWEQAEGFLFGPVEDENYDPTMDSWPLNRTDVDALIGSSDVITLSYVDGLDGFSKGFHGIEYIIFGPGGTRKAADITARQKDYLKFTSQSLLNTTTALMNSWAASGDNYAAKITTAGNGSTAFKTRKELFTTIVTQMAGICEEVGTGKMAEPFTERDSTKDESSYSHNTTTDFINNIQGVLNVYTATYNGTKGTTSLSALVASKNLALDTKIKTQIQTALSSMALITPTFEKAIYDNRDKISNSQTALATLQATLEGDLTTFIQTNIKD; encoded by the coding sequence ATGAAAAATACCTTACTTGGTCTGTCATGTGCTGCTATCCTCGCTTTAAGCAGCTGTGGAAAAGATAACAACCCAAGCGGAACCCAGACAACTGCTGTTGATGAGCAGGAAGTAATAACCCAGTTTGTTAGCGTTGTTGGTAATCCAAACTACGTTGATATTCAGGCAAAAGCTACTTTATTAAACACATCAATAACTACGTTTTTAGCAACGCCCACCGATGCTAACCTAACCGCTGCCCGTGTAGCCTGGAAAAACACCCGCCAGCCATGGGAGCAGGCCGAGGGCTTTTTGTTTGGTCCGGTTGAAGATGAAAACTATGACCCAACTATGGATAGCTGGCCTTTGAACAGGACGGATGTGGATGCTTTAATAGGAAGTTCAGACGTCATAACATTGTCTTATGTAGACGGTCTTGATGGTTTCTCCAAAGGTTTCCACGGTATCGAGTACATTATATTTGGCCCGGGTGGTACAAGAAAAGCCGCTGATATCACAGCCCGCCAAAAAGATTATCTAAAGTTTACTTCTCAAAGTTTATTAAATACTACCACTGCACTTATGAATAGCTGGGCGGCTTCGGGTGATAATTATGCAGCCAAAATCACTACTGCCGGAAACGGAAGTACAGCCTTCAAAACACGCAAAGAATTGTTTACTACCATTGTTACTCAAATGGCGGGCATTTGCGAAGAAGTAGGTACCGGTAAAATGGCTGAACCTTTCACTGAAAGAGATTCGACTAAAGATGAGTCATCATACTCGCACAATACTACTACCGATTTCATAAATAATATACAAGGTGTACTTAATGTTTATACCGCCACTTATAATGGTACCAAAGGCACAACGAGCTTAAGCGCTTTGGTTGCTTCAAAAAACCTGGCTTTAGATACTAAGATCAAAACACAAATACAAACTGCTTTATCGTCAATGGCTTTGATTACCCCAACTTTTGAAAAGGCCATTTATGATAACCGCGATAAAATATCAAACAGTCAAACAGCCCTTGCAACCCTGCAAGCTACGCTTGAAGGTGATTTGACCACATTTATACAAACTAATATTAAGGACTAA
- a CDS encoding ubiquinol-cytochrome c reductase iron-sulfur subunit, protein MDRRDFVKQSCSLCLAVGAGMLVSSLSGCATLPVYKAAVANNTVTVPETIFGATNFQLIQPKNQYYNIGLKKEANGTYTALLLKCTHADNQLTPAGNNGYKCDLHGSTFNNEGQVTTGPAERPLKKYATEVISNQIIIHLT, encoded by the coding sequence ATGGATAGAAGAGATTTTGTAAAACAGTCATGCTCGTTATGCCTTGCTGTTGGCGCAGGTATGTTGGTGAGCTCGTTATCGGGTTGTGCTACTTTACCTGTTTATAAAGCGGCTGTGGCCAACAACACAGTAACTGTTCCGGAAACTATTTTCGGCGCAACTAATTTTCAATTGATCCAGCCTAAAAACCAGTATTATAACATCGGTTTAAAAAAGGAGGCTAACGGTACTTATACCGCATTGCTGTTAAAATGCACCCATGCTGATAACCAACTCACGCCTGCTGGCAACAATGGTTATAAATGCGATTTGCATGGCAGCACCTTCAATAATGAGGGCCAGGTAACTACCGGCCCTGCTGAACGGCCGCTTAAGAAGTACGCAACAGAAGTAATATCAAATCAAATCATAATTCATCTAACTTAA
- a CDS encoding heme exporter protein CcmB — MKLANETWYLLKKEILLEWRSKYAFNGVLLYVVSTVFVCYISLNLNPGFSNSSGYPIVWNVLFWIIMLFASVNAIAKSFLQESKSRLLYYYSIASPQAIILSKTIYNILLMALLSTLALVIYKVFFPNTIGDLLYYFLAVLIGSVSFSTVFTMISAIASKAGNNGTLMAILSFPVIIPVILVLIKLSKSAMDGVDRSFFYGNIGVLCAINAIVIATALLLFPYLWRD, encoded by the coding sequence ATGAAACTTGCTAACGAAACCTGGTATCTGCTAAAAAAGGAAATTTTGCTCGAATGGCGATCAAAATATGCTTTTAATGGCGTTTTGCTATATGTGGTTTCAACAGTTTTTGTTTGTTATATCTCCCTTAATTTAAATCCGGGTTTTTCCAATAGCAGCGGCTATCCTATAGTTTGGAACGTATTGTTCTGGATTATTATGCTGTTTGCGTCGGTAAACGCGATTGCCAAAAGCTTTCTGCAGGAGAGTAAAAGCAGGTTGCTTTATTATTATTCCATAGCAAGTCCGCAGGCTATTATCCTATCGAAAACCATCTATAACATTTTGCTGATGGCTTTGTTGAGCACATTGGCTTTAGTGATATACAAGGTGTTTTTCCCTAATACTATTGGTGATCTGCTTTATTACTTCCTGGCGGTGCTGATAGGAAGCGTTAGTTTTTCAACCGTTTTTACTATGATCTCGGCCATTGCGTCTAAAGCGGGTAATAACGGTACGCTTATGGCTATCTTGAGTTTCCCGGTTATTATTCCTGTGATACTGGTGCTTATCAAGTTGAGCAAAAGCGCGATGGATGGGGTAGACCGAAGCTTCTTTTACGGAAACATTGGCGTTTTGTGCGCTATCAATGCTATTGTAATAGCCACCGCATTGCTACTCTTCCCTTATTTGTGGCGCGATTAA
- a CDS encoding methylated-DNA--[protein]-cysteine S-methyltransferase, producing MPIAYFRTPVGIARITEEDGFIASVSIRDEEYDIEPAPTGLLQTAIDQLNEYFAGTRKDFTFPIKQQGSDFQQQVWDELLRIPYGTTITYAQQSNQMNNPLAIRAIASANGRNHLWVVVPCHRVIGSDGSLTGYAGGVWRKKWLLEHEAKVSGVGQTKLDF from the coding sequence ATGCCCATAGCTTATTTCCGCACACCAGTTGGCATTGCCCGTATTACCGAAGAAGATGGATTCATTGCATCAGTATCCATAAGGGATGAGGAATATGATATTGAGCCTGCTCCTACCGGATTGCTGCAAACAGCTATCGACCAGTTGAACGAATACTTTGCAGGAACACGCAAAGATTTTACCTTCCCGATAAAACAGCAAGGCAGTGATTTTCAGCAACAGGTTTGGGACGAGTTATTACGCATTCCTTATGGTACAACCATTACTTACGCGCAGCAATCCAATCAAATGAATAATCCGCTGGCTATACGGGCAATAGCATCTGCCAATGGCCGCAATCACCTATGGGTGGTTGTTCCCTGCCACCGGGTAATAGGTTCAGATGGCAGCCTTACCGGGTATGCCGGTGGCGTATGGCGCAAAAAATGGCTGCTTGAACATGAGGCTAAAGTATCAGGTGTTGGGCAAACCAAACTTGATTTTTAA
- a CDS encoding response regulator, with product MTPVNILIVDDREENIIALEALLKRDDIKMFSTTSPNEALKIAWETNIAIALVDVQMPEMDGFELVEMLKSNPRTKDILVIFVTAISKEAKYAVKGFGAGAVDYLYKPLDPYITSAKVDSFVQLARTQAEIKQKNDELQDYAIVVKNSADIITSVDAQSLRIVNINPTVEKIMGFRPDELVGKSIVDLAIDDHRAAFRKKLGEIIKDNLSYAIFEFKFETFDKRVIWIECRASYRNKIIFLNISDISPQKSYQEQLIKSKENAEYSKKVKETFLANMSHELRTPVNGIIGITSLLRKTGLTDQQKGMLDLLDTSSKSLLGVINDVLDISKIEAGKFSIVRTANNVYDIVNSVFNLLKFKADENNIEFLLDIEEEVPQYLMLDSLRLNQILMNLLSNALKFTERGYVKLKITVLQKHNDKVKIKFSVEDTGIGIPADRLNRIFESFEQAEEDTVSKYGGTGLGLTIVKKLAELKGGELTVSSQVGRGSTFNFVNWYTISLKPKDKQTPKTDKVLPPFNNVRVLVAEDNMVNQFMLSKILKDWNVEVEMVDNGRKVIEKLNNKDYDIILMDTHMPEMNGYQAAKTIRVDFEEPKRSIPIISLSAASYDHEQQEALSAGMNDVLSKPFQPYQLHEKISRLLRVDA from the coding sequence ATGACCCCTGTTAATATTCTTATAGTTGATGACAGAGAAGAGAACATCATCGCTCTTGAGGCTTTGCTTAAGCGGGATGACATCAAAATGTTTTCTACCACATCACCCAATGAAGCCCTCAAGATAGCCTGGGAAACCAATATAGCTATCGCGCTGGTTGATGTTCAAATGCCTGAGATGGATGGTTTTGAGCTGGTTGAAATGCTTAAGTCAAATCCGCGCACCAAAGATATCCTTGTTATTTTTGTTACAGCTATTTCAAAGGAGGCCAAATATGCCGTTAAAGGCTTTGGTGCCGGAGCTGTTGATTATTTATATAAGCCGCTTGATCCCTATATTACATCTGCCAAGGTTGATTCGTTTGTGCAACTGGCCCGCACACAGGCAGAAATCAAGCAGAAAAATGATGAGCTGCAGGATTATGCCATTGTTGTAAAAAACTCGGCCGATATCATTACCTCGGTTGATGCGCAAAGTCTTCGCATCGTAAATATAAACCCAACTGTCGAGAAAATAATGGGGTTCAGGCCCGACGAGCTTGTTGGTAAAAGTATCGTTGACCTGGCTATTGATGATCATCGGGCAGCATTTCGTAAAAAGCTGGGTGAGATTATCAAGGACAACCTGAGTTATGCCATTTTTGAGTTTAAGTTTGAAACTTTTGATAAAAGAGTGATCTGGATAGAATGCCGCGCATCTTACCGGAACAAGATCATTTTTTTGAACATCAGTGATATTTCTCCGCAAAAGAGTTACCAGGAGCAATTGATCAAATCAAAAGAAAATGCCGAGTATAGCAAAAAGGTAAAAGAAACCTTTTTGGCTAATATGAGCCACGAATTGCGCACCCCTGTTAATGGGATTATAGGTATTACCTCTCTTTTACGTAAAACAGGCCTTACCGATCAGCAAAAGGGGATGCTTGATCTGCTGGATACTTCATCTAAATCGTTGTTAGGAGTTATAAACGATGTGTTGGATATCTCGAAGATCGAAGCAGGTAAATTTAGCATTGTTCGTACTGCAAACAACGTTTATGATATCGTAAACTCTGTTTTCAACCTGCTTAAGTTTAAGGCGGATGAGAATAACATCGAGTTTTTGCTTGATATTGAAGAAGAAGTACCGCAATACCTCATGTTGGATTCATTACGTCTGAACCAGATACTGATGAACCTGCTAAGCAATGCCCTTAAGTTTACCGAAAGGGGATATGTGAAGCTTAAGATTACCGTACTTCAAAAACATAATGATAAGGTAAAAATAAAGTTCAGCGTTGAGGATACGGGTATCGGGATACCGGCCGACAGGCTTAACCGGATCTTTGAATCGTTTGAGCAGGCCGAGGAAGACACGGTAAGTAAATATGGCGGTACCGGTTTGGGACTCACCATAGTTAAAAAACTTGCCGAATTAAAAGGGGGCGAACTTACGGTAAGCAGCCAGGTAGGCAGAGGCAGCACTTTTAACTTTGTAAACTGGTATACCATAAGCCTGAAACCTAAAGACAAGCAAACCCCAAAAACTGATAAAGTATTGCCGCCTTTCAATAATGTGCGGGTATTGGTGGCCGAAGATAATATGGTGAATCAGTTTATGCTTTCTAAGATATTGAAGGACTGGAATGTAGAGGTAGAAATGGTGGATAATGGCCGTAAGGTTATTGAAAAGCTTAACAACAAAGATTACGATATTATTTTGATGGATACCCACATGCCCGAAATGAATGGTTATCAGGCAGCCAAAACCATTCGGGTTGATTTTGAGGAGCCTAAACGGAGCATACCCATCATATCGCTATCTGCAGCGAGTTATGATCACGAACAGCAGGAAGCCTTATCTGCAGGAATGAACGATGTGCTTTCAAAACCATTTCAGCCATATCAGCTGCATGAAAAAATATCGAGATTGTTAAGGGTCGACGCTTAA
- a CDS encoding chemotaxis protein CheB produces MGPDNKLLERWHDAQIVLFGGSAGSFKILFRIIKDLPEKLGKTVILIIHRKKNFFSEIEKLFAENSRMYMREIEDKDILKTNTMYIAPANYHTLIEDGGYFSLDVSEPVWYSKPSIDVTFESAAEVYGNKCAAILLSGANQDGAGGMLKLRESGALTIAQEPADAEMPEMPRSAINLGAADYILTQDEIFKLLLS; encoded by the coding sequence TTGGGACCTGATAATAAATTACTGGAGAGGTGGCATGACGCCCAAATAGTTTTATTTGGCGGATCGGCGGGCTCGTTCAAAATTTTGTTTCGGATCATAAAAGATCTTCCCGAAAAACTGGGAAAAACCGTAATCCTTATCATACACAGGAAAAAAAATTTTTTCAGCGAAATAGAAAAACTATTTGCCGAGAACAGCCGTATGTACATGCGCGAAATTGAAGATAAGGATATTCTTAAAACGAATACCATGTATATAGCCCCGGCCAATTACCATACGTTAATTGAGGACGGGGGATATTTTAGTTTAGATGTTTCGGAGCCGGTTTGGTATTCAAAGCCATCGATAGATGTTACCTTTGAAAGCGCAGCCGAGGTTTATGGCAATAAATGCGCTGCCATATTACTCTCAGGTGCCAACCAGGACGGCGCAGGTGGTATGCTGAAATTGCGCGAAAGCGGTGCGCTCACTATAGCGCAGGAGCCCGCTGACGCAGAAATGCCTGAAATGCCACGGTCGGCTATTAACCTGGGAGCAGCCGACTATATTTTGACACAGGATGAGATTTTTAAGCTTTTACTATCGTAA
- a CDS encoding CheR family methyltransferase, which yields MDTAQGIISNAQVQELIDIVRKVHGFDFSGYTKASLKRRLTRIMLLNKFEFYDLKHVLINDADFFQGFLEEITVNVTEMFRDPSFYKAVNTQVVPYLSTYQHVKIWSAGCSTGEEVYSMAILLNEAGLGKKSFIYGTDINTEVLREARKGIYSLRNIKSYAENYQYTGLKGSITDHFTILYDAASIHNELKQNTLFSVHNLISDTVFNEFQMISCRNVFIYFETFLQERILDLFYKSLCPLGYLCLGSKETIRSDSFKSKFKVINQKENIYQKVGT from the coding sequence ATGGATACAGCGCAGGGAATCATATCAAATGCACAGGTCCAGGAACTTATTGATATTGTAAGAAAAGTTCACGGGTTTGATTTTTCGGGTTATACCAAAGCTTCACTAAAAAGGAGGTTAACCCGCATCATGCTGCTTAATAAGTTTGAGTTTTATGACCTTAAGCATGTACTTATTAACGATGCGGATTTTTTTCAGGGCTTTTTGGAAGAGATAACGGTTAATGTAACCGAGATGTTCCGCGATCCCTCGTTTTATAAAGCAGTTAACACGCAGGTTGTGCCATATCTTTCAACCTATCAGCATGTAAAAATTTGGAGTGCGGGTTGTTCAACAGGCGAAGAGGTTTACTCTATGGCCATATTATTAAACGAGGCCGGTTTAGGTAAAAAGTCGTTTATATACGGTACAGATATTAATACCGAGGTTTTACGGGAAGCACGTAAAGGTATTTACAGTTTGCGTAATATAAAAAGCTATGCCGAAAACTATCAGTATACTGGTTTAAAAGGTTCAATCACCGATCATTTTACCATTTTGTATGATGCCGCATCAATACACAATGAATTAAAGCAGAATACGTTGTTTTCGGTACATAACTTGATCTCTGATACCGTATTTAATGAGTTTCAGATGATAAGCTGCCGAAATGTTTTTATTTACTTTGAAACGTTTCTGCAGGAACGGATCCTGGATCTGTTTTATAAAAGCCTTTGTCCGCTGGGGTATTTGTGTCTTGGCAGCAAAGAAACTATCCGGTCCGATTCGTTCAAGAGTAAGTTTAAGGTGATCAACCAAAAGGAAAATATCTATCAAAAAGTTGGGACCTGA